One window of Longimicrobiales bacterium genomic DNA carries:
- a CDS encoding transporter substrate-binding domain-containing protein, producing MKGSLDGAQRRRCSLTGMVMVPVLGALLTTTCTTGDVPETSLARARQVGLRVGFAIEPPFAFVDSAGEPRGEAPAMLRRVAGALAIDSLQWFPLEFDNLIPALEQGRIDVIASGLFITGERSRKVRFSRPTACLAPALVVRRDELLDRASACDTCRIAVIRGSVEQRALRVAADTGLTAPDVSTAVAAVKSGDAVALAISAPTARMIAESDSSLALRDEVPAALRSARGCAALAFRPGDGALADAFDSVLAQLVGTESHQALVDEYGFTRREIVCAAAAPADDGVEAAC from the coding sequence ATGAAGGGAAGCCTCGACGGAGCGCAGCGCCGCCGGTGCTCGCTGACCGGCATGGTCATGGTGCCCGTGCTCGGAGCGCTCCTGACGACGACGTGCACGACCGGAGACGTGCCGGAAACCTCACTCGCGCGCGCCCGGCAGGTGGGGCTGCGCGTCGGGTTCGCGATCGAGCCGCCGTTCGCGTTCGTCGATTCGGCGGGCGAGCCGCGCGGCGAGGCTCCTGCTATGCTGCGTCGTGTCGCGGGCGCGCTCGCCATCGATTCACTGCAGTGGTTCCCCCTCGAGTTCGACAACCTGATCCCCGCGCTCGAGCAGGGACGCATCGATGTGATTGCATCGGGGCTGTTCATCACCGGGGAGCGCTCGCGCAAAGTGCGCTTCTCGCGACCCACCGCGTGCCTCGCGCCGGCGCTGGTCGTGCGTCGCGACGAGCTGCTCGATCGAGCGTCCGCGTGCGACACGTGCCGGATCGCGGTGATCCGGGGCAGCGTGGAGCAGCGCGCGCTGCGAGTTGCTGCGGACACGGGGCTGACGGCGCCGGACGTCTCGACTGCGGTCGCTGCGGTGAAGTCGGGCGATGCCGTGGCTCTCGCGATCTCGGCGCCCACGGCGCGGATGATCGCGGAGAGCGACTCGTCGCTCGCGCTGCGCGACGAGGTGCCTGCGGCTCTCCGTTCCGCTCGCGGGTGTGCGGCGCTCGCCTTCCGGCCTGGCGACGGTGCTCTTGCCGACGCATTCGATTCGGTGCTGGCGCAGCTCGTCGGCACGGAGTCTCACCAGGCACTGGTGGACGAGTACGGCTTCACGCGGCGCGAGATCGTGTGTGCGGCCGCCGCGCCTGCGGACGATGGCGTGGAGGCCGCGTGCTGA
- a CDS encoding ATP-binding protein — protein sequence MLRTRPWMFGAGIPVLRPWWPTIALLVLGTASVILLDSVHSRSRDLLEQTVVALDNAAESRHRLLHAYLIHERQTAGDATFAQSSPLAELRAAEYALLNWLGGRSGIARFDGAPPADPRLLDQLAGYRTALDAFRDQLALEEHDDVIVRMRFSEAEQAAAALEDAIRADVTAAMRAEQRAYTIELTGWGVLLLLSLAAAAWGRRLLGSSEHRTRQTERRLSRLRAVAPVGIAECDIDGSVRAVNPEWARLTHQAEEDWIGVAWWNALAEPYRDRARSLWTSTDGPKTATVMEARLDLEGEDQDDPWTLVRFGVEDVVGGARTRVVTLTDITQQRRVEEQLHHVQRLEAVGRLAGGAAHDFNNLLTSIGGFATLAREQITDAEAVGDLDEIERAVARGQALTRQLLTFSRRNRSQPGLIDPAEVLADLRRMLERLVSDDVVIETSIARTPPVLADPTQLEQVITNLVINASDAVNGPGRIRITVEPTDLTEPSASATGEVPAGRYVLLSVADNGPGIPPELRERIFEPFFTTKERGKGTGLGLSTVWGIVRQIGGHIRLESAQGRGACFRVYLPAAEGVADFKPEETMEQRRAAFTGTALVVDDEDAVRRLTTRILELRGWIVVEAVNGEQALRVMSERGAGIDLVITDVMMRGMNGLELAERLRESGSDVPILFVSGYAGEDLDVTEGEFLEKPFSPPALLQAVDELMS from the coding sequence GTGCTGAGGACCCGCCCGTGGATGTTCGGTGCCGGGATCCCCGTGCTGCGTCCCTGGTGGCCGACGATCGCACTGCTCGTGCTCGGCACGGCGTCGGTCATCCTCCTCGACAGTGTGCATTCCCGCAGCCGCGATCTGCTGGAGCAGACCGTCGTTGCGCTGGACAACGCGGCAGAGAGCCGGCACCGGCTGCTGCACGCGTACCTGATCCACGAACGACAGACCGCCGGCGATGCCACGTTCGCCCAGTCATCACCACTGGCTGAGCTTCGGGCAGCGGAATACGCACTGCTGAACTGGCTGGGCGGACGCAGCGGCATCGCCCGGTTCGACGGTGCTCCGCCCGCCGACCCGCGGCTGCTCGACCAGCTCGCGGGATACAGGACGGCGCTGGATGCGTTCCGGGACCAGCTCGCGCTGGAGGAGCACGACGACGTCATCGTGCGCATGCGCTTCTCGGAGGCGGAGCAGGCCGCCGCCGCGCTGGAAGACGCGATCCGCGCCGACGTGACCGCGGCGATGCGTGCGGAGCAGCGCGCGTACACGATCGAGCTGACCGGCTGGGGGGTGCTGCTGCTGCTCAGCCTGGCTGCGGCCGCCTGGGGACGCCGCCTGCTCGGCTCGTCCGAACATCGAACGCGGCAGACCGAAAGGCGCCTGTCACGTCTTCGCGCCGTCGCGCCGGTCGGGATTGCGGAGTGCGACATCGACGGGAGTGTGCGCGCGGTCAACCCGGAGTGGGCGCGACTCACGCACCAGGCAGAAGAGGATTGGATCGGCGTCGCGTGGTGGAACGCCCTTGCCGAGCCTTACCGCGACCGGGCGCGCTCACTCTGGACGAGCACAGATGGCCCGAAGACCGCAACGGTGATGGAAGCGCGCCTGGACCTGGAAGGTGAGGACCAGGATGACCCGTGGACGCTCGTTCGCTTCGGTGTCGAGGACGTCGTCGGAGGCGCGCGCACACGGGTCGTCACGCTGACCGACATCACGCAGCAACGTCGCGTCGAGGAGCAGCTCCACCATGTCCAGCGCCTGGAGGCGGTGGGACGCCTCGCCGGCGGTGCTGCACACGACTTCAATAACCTGCTGACCAGCATTGGCGGGTTTGCCACGCTTGCCCGCGAGCAGATCACGGACGCCGAAGCGGTGGGGGACCTGGACGAGATCGAGCGAGCGGTGGCGCGTGGCCAGGCACTGACACGCCAGCTCCTCACATTCAGCCGCCGCAACCGCTCACAGCCGGGACTGATCGACCCGGCCGAAGTCCTGGCGGACCTGCGTCGCATGCTGGAGCGGCTCGTATCGGACGACGTGGTCATCGAGACGTCCATCGCCCGCACGCCGCCCGTGCTCGCCGATCCGACGCAGCTGGAGCAGGTGATCACGAACCTCGTGATCAATGCGTCGGACGCGGTGAACGGGCCGGGCCGCATCCGCATCACCGTTGAGCCCACCGATCTGACCGAGCCGTCCGCCTCGGCGACGGGCGAAGTCCCAGCGGGTCGCTACGTCCTGCTCTCGGTCGCGGACAATGGTCCCGGGATTCCGCCCGAGCTGCGCGAGCGCATCTTCGAGCCCTTTTTCACGACCAAGGAGCGCGGCAAGGGTACCGGCCTGGGGCTGAGCACGGTCTGGGGCATCGTCCGGCAGATCGGCGGCCACATCCGGCTCGAAAGCGCGCAGGGTCGCGGTGCCTGCTTCCGGGTCTACCTGCCCGCGGCCGAGGGCGTCGCCGATTTCAAGCCCGAGGAGACGATGGAACAGCGCCGTGCCGCATTCACGGGAACAGCACTCGTCGTCGACGACGAGGACGCCGTGCGCCGCCTGACGACGCGCATTCTCGAGCTGCGCGGCTGGATCGTCGTCGAAGCCGTGAACGGCGAGCAGGCGCTCCGTGTCATGAGCGAGCGCGGTGCCGGCATCGACCTGGTGATCACGGACGTGATGATGCGCGGCATGAACGGCCTCGAGCTCGCCGAGCGGCTGCGTGAAAGCGGCAGCGATGTCCCGATTCTGTTCGTGTCCGGCTACGCAGGTGAAGACCTGGACGTTACGGAGGGCGAGTTCCTCGAGAAGCCCTTCTCACCGCCCGCGCTGCTCCAGGCGGTCGATGAGCTGATGTCGTGA
- a CDS encoding LLM class flavin-dependent oxidoreductase, giving the protein MDRQTSRAALRPGIYPRAVQDPLPVWLAVGGNPGSAARAGTLGLPMALAIIGGEPARFAPFAAIHREAAQRAGHATPALSINSHGFLARDSKAAADEAFPAFKATMDQIGRERGWPPMTRMQFDASAALHGANFVGSPQQVIDKILYQHEIFGHQRFLLQLTVGTLPHRSVLQAIELLGTEVAPAVRKATAR; this is encoded by the coding sequence GTGGACCGGCAGACATCGCGCGCCGCTCTCCGGCCGGGCATCTACCCGCGCGCGGTGCAGGACCCGCTCCCGGTCTGGCTCGCGGTAGGCGGCAACCCGGGCTCAGCCGCCCGTGCGGGCACGCTGGGCCTGCCGATGGCACTCGCGATCATCGGCGGTGAGCCGGCGCGCTTTGCGCCCTTCGCCGCGATTCACCGCGAGGCTGCGCAGCGCGCCGGCCACGCAACTCCCGCCCTTAGCATCAACTCGCACGGATTCCTCGCGCGGGACTCAAAGGCCGCGGCCGACGAAGCCTTTCCAGCGTTCAAGGCGACGATGGATCAGATCGGACGTGAGCGCGGATGGCCGCCGATGACGCGCATGCAGTTCGACGCTTCGGCAGCGTTGCACGGCGCGAACTTCGTCGGCAGCCCGCAGCAGGTGATCGACAAGATCCTCTACCAGCACGAGATCTTCGGCCACCAGCGCTTCCTGCTGCAGCTCACCGTGGGCACGCTGCCCCACAGGAGCGTGCTGCAGGCAATCGAGCTGCTCGGGACCGAGGTCGCGCCCGCGGTGCGCAAGGCAACAGCCCGGTAG
- a CDS encoding DUF4105 domain-containing protein, which translates to MKRRPRRAMLALTVALVLAVGLLAAAVLGREPSHERTWNLAQSRLPIVRTDGDLVRISNIRDFRHAPDGTSEARWTEGEYDLAQLERVWFALSPFIPRFRGIAHPFLSFEFADGRTLAVSVEARREEGEEYSPLRGLLRRYETMVVIGTEPDLLGLRVIAWDDPLYFFPVRVTPAQAQHLFRRLVDDAQRIEHTPTWYNTLTNNCTSTIVDAVNELAADDAALGPLVGLLPGYSLDAAYERGWIDTDLSLEETRRARRVNERIAAAIGDPDFSRAIRTSPIGR; encoded by the coding sequence ATGAAGCGACGTCCGCGCCGCGCCATGCTCGCGCTCACCGTCGCACTCGTCCTCGCCGTCGGCTTGCTCGCGGCCGCCGTCCTCGGTCGCGAGCCCTCGCACGAGCGCACCTGGAACCTCGCCCAGTCGCGGCTGCCGATCGTGCGCACGGATGGCGACCTGGTCCGCATCAGCAACATCCGCGATTTCCGCCACGCTCCTGACGGCACGTCCGAGGCGCGCTGGACCGAGGGTGAGTACGACCTCGCACAGCTCGAGCGCGTGTGGTTCGCGCTGTCCCCGTTCATTCCGCGCTTCCGGGGGATTGCGCATCCGTTCCTGTCGTTCGAGTTCGCCGATGGGCGAACACTGGCGGTGTCCGTCGAGGCGCGCAGGGAGGAAGGTGAAGAGTACTCGCCGCTGCGGGGATTGCTGCGGCGCTACGAGACGATGGTCGTGATCGGCACGGAGCCGGACCTGCTCGGCCTGCGCGTGATCGCGTGGGACGACCCGCTATACTTCTTCCCGGTGCGCGTCACGCCAGCACAGGCGCAGCACCTGTTCCGCCGCCTGGTCGACGACGCGCAGCGCATCGAGCACACGCCGACGTGGTACAACACGCTCACCAACAACTGCACCAGCACGATCGTCGATGCCGTCAACGAGCTCGCGGCAGACGACGCCGCCCTCGGGCCGCTCGTCGGTCTGCTGCCGGGCTACTCGCTGGATGCCGCTTACGAACGTGGCTGGATCGATACGGACCTGTCGCTCGAGGAGACCCGGCGCGCGCGCCGCGTCAATGAGCGGATCGCTGCGGCCATCGGCGATCCCGACTTCTCGCGCGCGATCCGGACCAGTCCCATCGGTCGGTGA
- the asnB gene encoding asparagine synthase B: MCSILAVLNLESDVSPRRREVVRLSRLQQHRGPDWSGVYTGTHAVLAHERLAIVDVLHGAQPLRNAEGTQALAVNGEIYNHRALRHGLRAPYAFQTDSDCEIILALYREQGSDFIGMLNGIFAFVLFDEARGRYVIARDPIGVMPLYMGSDDAGNTWVASEMKALVPVCTSIHEFPPGHVLDSGSGALRRYYEPAWREFGAVAGGAASHPARIEAVMVTPESAHRAPGATGADAEHPAPAAADAAPAPGRIRTALRAAVERQLMCDVPYGVLLSGGLDSSIIAATARTFADRRIEEDGRAAAWWPRLHTFSIGLDGAPDLAAARDVARHIDSAHHEFHFTVEEGLDALADVVYHLETYDVTTIRAATPMYLMARRIRAMGVKMVLSGEGADEIFGGYLYFHRAPDARALHEETVRKLDRLHMYDCLRANKAMAAWGVEARVPFLDREFLDVAMQIPPELKMAGGDRMEKHVLREAFATDLPQAVAWRQKEQFSDGVGYEWIDSVRAFAAREISPRVLEHANVRFPYNTPTTPEAYLYRALFAERFPHDACARCVPGGASVACSTPEALAWDASLGDVIDPSGRAVRGVHAAAYAATGTTERPAEAGPLC; encoded by the coding sequence ATGTGTTCGATCCTCGCCGTACTCAACCTGGAAAGCGACGTCTCGCCCCGACGTCGCGAGGTGGTCCGCCTGTCGCGGCTGCAGCAGCACAGGGGCCCCGACTGGTCGGGCGTGTACACCGGCACGCACGCGGTGCTCGCTCACGAGCGCCTCGCAATCGTGGACGTGCTGCACGGCGCGCAGCCGCTGCGCAACGCGGAAGGCACGCAGGCACTGGCGGTGAACGGCGAGATCTACAACCACCGTGCGCTGCGCCACGGCCTGCGTGCGCCGTACGCCTTCCAGACCGACTCCGACTGCGAGATCATTCTGGCGCTGTACCGGGAGCAGGGCTCCGATTTCATCGGGATGCTGAACGGCATCTTTGCGTTCGTGCTCTTCGACGAGGCGCGCGGGCGCTACGTCATCGCGCGCGACCCGATCGGTGTGATGCCGCTCTACATGGGCAGCGACGATGCGGGCAACACCTGGGTCGCATCGGAGATGAAGGCGCTCGTGCCCGTGTGCACGTCCATCCACGAGTTTCCGCCGGGACATGTCCTCGACAGCGGGAGCGGTGCGCTGCGGCGGTATTACGAGCCTGCGTGGCGGGAGTTTGGGGCTGTGGCGGGCGGCGCCGCGTCGCATCCGGCCCGGATCGAAGCGGTGATGGTGACGCCGGAGTCGGCGCATCGGGCACCGGGCGCTACCGGGGCGGACGCAGAGCACCCGGCACCGGCCGCTGCCGATGCGGCACCGGCGCCCGGCCGCATCCGCACTGCACTGCGTGCCGCCGTCGAGCGCCAGCTCATGTGCGACGTGCCCTACGGCGTGCTGCTCTCCGGCGGGCTCGACTCCTCCATCATCGCAGCCACCGCCCGTACGTTCGCCGACCGCCGCATCGAGGAGGACGGTCGCGCGGCCGCGTGGTGGCCGCGCCTGCACACGTTCTCCATCGGCCTGGACGGTGCACCCGACCTCGCGGCCGCGCGCGACGTCGCGCGCCACATCGACTCGGCGCACCACGAGTTCCACTTCACCGTGGAAGAAGGCCTCGACGCACTCGCGGACGTCGTCTACCACCTCGAGACGTACGACGTCACGACCATCCGCGCGGCGACGCCGATGTACCTGATGGCGCGTCGCATTCGTGCGATGGGCGTGAAGATGGTGCTCTCGGGAGAGGGTGCGGACGAGATCTTCGGCGGCTACCTGTACTTCCACCGCGCGCCGGACGCGCGTGCGCTGCACGAGGAGACCGTGCGCAAGCTCGACCGGCTGCACATGTACGACTGTCTGCGGGCGAACAAGGCCATGGCGGCGTGGGGCGTGGAAGCGCGCGTGCCGTTCCTGGACCGCGAGTTCCTCGACGTCGCGATGCAGATACCACCGGAACTCAAGATGGCCGGCGGCGACCGCATGGAGAAGCACGTGCTGCGCGAGGCGTTCGCGACCGACCTTCCGCAAGCAGTCGCGTGGCGGCAGAAGGAGCAGTTCTCCGACGGCGTCGGTTACGAGTGGATCGACAGCGTGCGCGCGTTCGCGGCGCGCGAGATCAGTCCGCGCGTGCTCGAGCATGCGAACGTCCGCTTCCCGTACAACACGCCGACCACGCCGGAGGCGTACCTGTACCGGGCGCTGTTTGCCGAACGGTTCCCGCATGACGCATGTGCGCGCTGCGTCCCGGGCGGCGCTTCCGTCGCGTGCAGCACGCCGGAAGCGCTGGCCTGGGACGCGTCGCTCGGTGACGTGATCGATCCGTCCGGCCGGGCCGTACGCGGCGTGCATGCAGCCGCGTATGCCGCTACCGGCACGACGGAGCGGCCGGCTGAGGCCGGCCCGCTGTGCTAG
- a CDS encoding VOC family protein: MKSVSPYLNFPGNAEEAFEFYRSVLGGEFTNVTRFRDMGGEQMGFKGKDLDLIANIGLPIAPNTVLMASDVPASMEKVNVGNNFYIALETDSADEAHRIFEALGEGGKEGMPMQRTAWAETYGDLTDRYGIRWMVMYTGDVQFG, translated from the coding sequence ATGAAATCCGTCAGCCCCTATCTGAACTTCCCCGGCAATGCCGAAGAGGCCTTCGAGTTCTACCGCTCGGTCCTGGGCGGCGAGTTCACGAACGTGACGCGGTTCCGTGACATGGGTGGCGAGCAGATGGGCTTCAAGGGCAAGGACCTCGACCTGATCGCCAACATCGGGTTGCCGATCGCACCGAATACCGTGCTCATGGCGTCGGACGTGCCCGCCAGCATGGAAAAGGTCAACGTCGGGAACAACTTCTACATCGCTCTCGAGACGGACTCCGCGGACGAGGCCCACCGCATCTTCGAGGCGCTCGGCGAAGGCGGCAAGGAGGGCATGCCGATGCAGCGCACCGCGTGGGCGGAAACCTACGGCGACCTGACGGACCGTTACGGCATCCGCTGGATGGTGATGTACACGGGCGACGTGCAGTTCGGCTAG
- a CDS encoding response regulator, whose amino-acid sequence MTASLRAHVVRDSSAGGAGAVPVRALLFSIAALLIPLVLPRITPESWTTGQPLLWLAALIPPFLLSYYKGWVGAALAFAIGMAVLSLWNGTVSVLGGTAPDDPLFLYLGSAYIVVTLAAGWVTELLHRARRDALRSASDLVLSISDGGVVTWASESCGRVLGIATESLTGQRFDALVHTQDAPAARAMLAPDTESGLSSRRELRFPLPKGGVRTIELFREDRIAAHGRSRTELRGRDITELKLVEQQTRRAAQMEMLGRITSGIAPDFNNIVTTIQGHAAVLAHELRDTPQWNGINEIQVAGDRLTALIHQLLAYTRMQHLNPVTVNLQATMQALLPALRGTLGESIHVHVSIDDRTPHVHVDSAELRSALLTLASRARSAMPDGGNLTVQVAPAELTPDRSRSFPYPVQAGQYAMLAISDSGPRLGADVLEHIFQPFTGEEATGLELASVYGFVKQSGGYIWADAGRQAGTLFTIYLPVAAQDAVEIEAARHEPPATRIMVVEDDVAVRSLVRVLLLRRGYSVLEASDGQDAFEVISRLDQPLDLLITDIVMPRVRGDALVEMVRSHQPDVRVLLMSGYGADPDIAGRTARAQFLHKPFSPDELLRAVHSTLVNGSRLTLN is encoded by the coding sequence ATGACAGCGAGTCTCCGTGCGCACGTAGTGCGCGACTCCTCTGCGGGTGGGGCGGGCGCGGTGCCGGTGCGCGCGCTGCTCTTTTCGATCGCTGCGCTCCTGATCCCGCTGGTGCTGCCGCGCATCACGCCGGAAAGCTGGACGACGGGGCAGCCGTTGCTCTGGCTGGCGGCGCTGATTCCGCCCTTTCTCCTGTCGTACTACAAGGGCTGGGTGGGCGCTGCGCTGGCGTTTGCCATCGGCATGGCCGTGCTGTCGCTGTGGAACGGCACGGTCTCCGTCCTGGGCGGCACGGCTCCCGACGATCCGCTCTTCCTGTACCTGGGCTCTGCATACATCGTCGTGACGCTCGCGGCCGGGTGGGTCACCGAGCTGCTGCACCGGGCGCGGCGCGACGCATTGCGCAGCGCGAGCGACCTGGTCCTGTCGATCAGTGACGGGGGCGTGGTGACGTGGGCCAGCGAATCGTGCGGGCGCGTGCTCGGCATCGCGACCGAGTCGCTGACGGGTCAGCGCTTCGACGCGCTGGTGCACACGCAGGACGCACCGGCCGCGCGGGCCATGCTGGCGCCGGACACGGAGTCGGGGCTGTCGTCGCGCCGGGAGCTGCGCTTCCCCCTGCCGAAGGGCGGGGTTCGCACGATCGAGCTGTTCCGTGAGGATCGTATCGCAGCACATGGCAGGAGCAGGACGGAGCTGCGCGGCCGTGACATCACGGAGCTCAAGCTGGTCGAGCAGCAGACGCGCCGTGCCGCGCAGATGGAGATGCTGGGCCGGATCACGTCGGGGATTGCACCGGACTTCAACAACATCGTGACCACGATCCAGGGCCACGCCGCGGTGCTGGCTCACGAGCTGCGCGACACCCCGCAGTGGAACGGCATCAATGAGATCCAGGTTGCAGGCGACAGGCTCACGGCGCTGATCCATCAGCTCCTTGCCTATACGCGCATGCAGCACCTGAACCCGGTAACAGTGAACCTGCAGGCGACAATGCAGGCGCTGTTGCCGGCGCTGCGCGGTACGCTGGGCGAGAGCATTCACGTGCACGTCTCGATCGACGACCGTACGCCCCACGTGCACGTGGACAGTGCCGAGCTGCGCAGTGCGCTGCTCACGCTGGCGAGCCGCGCCCGCAGCGCGATGCCGGATGGCGGCAACCTGACGGTCCAGGTAGCACCTGCAGAGCTCACGCCGGATCGCAGCCGGAGCTTTCCGTATCCGGTGCAGGCGGGCCAGTATGCGATGCTTGCAATCTCGGACTCGGGTCCGCGCCTTGGCGCCGACGTGCTGGAGCACATCTTCCAGCCGTTCACGGGCGAGGAGGCGACCGGTCTCGAGCTGGCGAGCGTGTACGGCTTCGTGAAGCAGAGCGGCGGCTACATCTGGGCGGACGCAGGTCGCCAGGCGGGCACGCTCTTCACGATCTATCTGCCGGTCGCCGCGCAGGATGCCGTGGAGATCGAGGCTGCACGTCACGAGCCGCCCGCAACGCGCATCATGGTGGTCGAGGACGACGTCGCCGTGCGTTCGCTGGTGCGCGTGCTCCTGCTGCGCCGGGGGTACAGCGTCCTCGAGGCGAGCGACGGCCAGGACGCCTTCGAGGTGATCTCACGGCTCGATCAGCCTCTGGACCTGCTGATCACCGACATCGTGATGCCACGCGTGCGCGGTGATGCGCTGGTCGAGATGGTGCGGTCGCATCAGCCCGACGTGCGTGTGCTGCTGATGTCGGGCTATGGGGCCGACCCGGATATCGCGGGCAGGACGGCGCGCGCGCAGTTCCTGCACAAGCCGTTCTCGCCGGACGAGCTGCTGCGTGCCGTACACTCCACGCTCGTCAACGGCAGCCGCCTCACGCTGAACTGA
- a CDS encoding glycosyltransferase family 39 protein, with amino-acid sequence MGKIVAALTFVVHLAVVAFGPYGPHRDALLYYAMGEHLRLFAMDFPPFIAIVARAFTLFGNIELLTHVPIAAAHAALVVFAAAFARRSGGGHAVQAIAALCIATAPVFLRTGSLFQPVVFDQLWWTAALWVLALVPAAAEPRRCWLTLGAVLGLGLLTKFTILVLGAAILVAILATPERRALRTRWPWLAGMLALLVGSPSIIGQIVLGWPFLKQVQDLADVQLVHVSPVAFFAEQFLMVGPVLLFAVAAALTTLRVRGAAPTPARHEDDGLRLVVIAALAAFVLMLLARGKPYYIAPIWPALIGIGLGRLDVRLQHATSSRSARRVRARTAAVAILWLLVVGWGAITLPLGLPVLPPEPMARYAGWLGAGTTTNTGAVISLPQDYADMLGWEEQVAAVEAAWASLSPEEQQRAVVLATNYGRAGAIDWFGGDALPDAIAPVGSYWFWGPGELPGEITIVAGEEASELEGSYFRSAQEFTRVRRPWGVPEERDVPITIAREPLAPLQQIWPRFEGVN; translated from the coding sequence ATGGGCAAGATTGTCGCTGCGCTCACGTTCGTCGTTCACCTGGCGGTCGTTGCATTCGGCCCGTACGGGCCGCATCGGGACGCGCTGCTGTACTATGCGATGGGCGAGCACCTGCGCCTGTTCGCGATGGACTTTCCCCCATTCATCGCGATCGTCGCACGCGCATTCACCCTTTTCGGCAACATCGAGCTGCTGACGCACGTGCCGATCGCGGCGGCACACGCGGCGCTGGTCGTGTTTGCGGCAGCGTTCGCGCGACGCAGCGGCGGCGGGCACGCCGTCCAGGCGATCGCGGCGCTCTGCATCGCGACCGCACCGGTATTTCTGCGCACCGGCTCCCTCTTCCAGCCGGTCGTCTTCGACCAGCTCTGGTGGACGGCCGCGCTGTGGGTGCTCGCCCTGGTTCCGGCTGCCGCGGAGCCACGGCGCTGCTGGCTCACGCTGGGCGCCGTGCTCGGGCTGGGTCTCCTGACCAAGTTCACGATCCTGGTACTCGGCGCTGCGATCCTCGTGGCGATTCTCGCGACACCCGAGCGGCGTGCGCTGCGCACGCGCTGGCCCTGGCTCGCGGGCATGCTCGCGCTGCTCGTGGGGAGCCCGAGCATCATCGGACAGATCGTGCTTGGCTGGCCGTTCCTGAAGCAGGTCCAGGACCTGGCGGACGTGCAGCTCGTGCACGTTTCCCCCGTCGCGTTTTTCGCTGAGCAGTTCCTCATGGTGGGACCCGTGCTGCTGTTCGCCGTCGCTGCGGCACTGACCACCCTGCGAGTCCGCGGCGCCGCACCCACACCGGCCCGGCACGAGGACGACGGGCTCCGCCTGGTCGTGATCGCCGCACTGGCTGCATTCGTGCTGATGCTGCTTGCGCGCGGCAAGCCCTACTACATCGCGCCGATCTGGCCGGCGCTGATCGGCATCGGCCTGGGTCGCCTCGACGTCCGGCTGCAGCATGCGACGTCCTCACGCAGCGCCCGTCGCGTGCGCGCGCGCACTGCCGCCGTGGCGATCCTGTGGCTTCTCGTCGTCGGATGGGGCGCGATCACGCTGCCGCTCGGGCTTCCCGTTCTGCCCCCCGAACCCATGGCGCGCTATGCCGGCTGGCTTGGGGCCGGAACGACGACGAACACGGGCGCGGTGATCTCGCTGCCGCAGGACTACGCGGACATGCTCGGCTGGGAGGAGCAGGTCGCTGCGGTCGAGGCCGCGTGGGCCTCGCTCTCGCCGGAAGAGCAGCAGCGCGCCGTCGTGCTCGCGACCAACTACGGCCGTGCGGGTGCGATCGACTGGTTCGGCGGCGATGCGTTGCCGGACGCGATCGCTCCGGTCGGCAGTTACTGGTTCTGGGGACCCGGTGAGCTGCCCGGCGAGATCACGATCGTGGCGGGCGAAGAGGCGAGCGAGCTGGAAGGCAGCTACTTCCGCAGTGCGCAGGAGTTCACGCGCGTGCGTCGTCCGTGGGGCGTGCCAGAAGAACGGGATGTTCCGATCACGATCGCGCGCGAGCCGCTCGCACCGCTGCAGCAGATCTGGCCGCGCTTCGAGGGCGTCAACTGA
- a CDS encoding LLM class flavin-dependent oxidoreductase, translating into MEIGIYTFGEATPDVSTGRTISAQQRLHDLIEEIELADQVGLDVFGVGEHHRPDFTVSAPAIVLAAAATRTKRIRLTSAVSVLSSDDPVRVYQQFATLDLLSDGRAEIMAGRGSFIESFPLFGFSLDDYDEVFAEKLELLLRIRSERHVTWTGRHRAPLSGRASTRARCRTRSRSGSR; encoded by the coding sequence TTGGAGATCGGGATCTACACGTTCGGCGAAGCGACGCCGGACGTCAGCACGGGCAGGACGATCAGCGCACAGCAGCGCCTGCACGACCTGATCGAGGAGATCGAGCTTGCGGACCAGGTCGGGCTCGACGTGTTCGGCGTGGGGGAGCACCACCGCCCGGATTTCACGGTGTCGGCGCCCGCCATCGTGCTCGCCGCCGCGGCCACGCGCACGAAGCGCATCCGCCTGACCAGCGCAGTCAGCGTGCTCAGCTCGGACGATCCGGTGCGCGTCTACCAGCAGTTCGCGACGCTGGACCTGCTCTCCGATGGCCGTGCAGAGATCATGGCGGGCCGCGGCTCGTTCATCGAGTCGTTTCCGCTGTTCGGCTTCAGCCTCGACGACTACGACGAGGTGTTCGCGGAAAAGCTGGAGCTGCTGCTGCGCATCCGCAGCGAGCGGCACGTGACGTGGACCGGCAGACATCGCGCGCCGCTCTCCGGCCGGGCATCTACCCGCGCGCGGTGCAGGACCCGCTCCCGGTCTGGCTCGCGGTAG